In Clostridium sp., one DNA window encodes the following:
- a CDS encoding 2-hydroxyacyl-CoA dehydratase, whose product MKNLFHVGLDVGSTTVKIVVSDIKDSIVYNKYQRHFSDIKSTISRVIRDAYEKLKDSDITIMVTGSGGLSVSKWLNIPFIQEVVACTNTIEKFIPQTDVAIELGGEDAKITFFEDGVDQRMNGSCAGGTGAFIDQMASLLQTDAEGLNELAKNYRVIYPIAARCGVFAKTDVQPLLNEGAAKEDIAVSIFQSVVNQTISGLACGKTIKGNVAFLGGPLYFLSELRKRFIDTLGLTEDQVIFPNNSQLFVALGAAISSKDKRIITFESLVDRLSHLSDTLTDEVQTLRPLFKDNGELRRFKERHSNSVVERESLENYSGNCYFGIDAGSTTTKAVLISENGKLLYSFYGSNNGNPLRSSVEILRDIYGKLPKDVKIVNSAVTGYGEALIKSALSVDIGEVETVSHYKAAQFFQPGVDFILDIGGQDMKCLKIRDGVIDNIMLNEACSSGCGSFIETFANSLNMKIEDFAKSAETSKRPVDLGSRCTVFMNSKVKQAQKEGLSVGDISAGLSYSVIKNALFKVIKIRDPRELGKKIIVQGGTFYNDAVLRAFELISEREVIRPDIAGLMGAFGAAIISKERYNPSYTSTLLKREQLKNFNAKTAMNRCGRCANNCLLTINEFSDGHKFVSGNRCERGIGIQNTGNDIPNLFDYKYRRIFNYVPLKKDEAFRGQVGIPRVLNLYENYPFWFTFFTKLGFRVELSPRSTKDIYALGIETIPSESACYPAKLVHGHIMSLINRGIKFIFYPCIPYEQKEQKKADNHYNCPMVTSYPEVIKNNMDVLSEENINFKNPFLPLDDRNRLIDRLFEEFGEFNIPKGEIREAVEAAYREDRCVKEDIRKKGTEVIEYLRETGKTGIVLAGRPYHIDPEINHGIPNIITSYGMAVLTEDSVAHLGVVERPLRVVDQWVYHSRLYSAASFVAVQDNLELIQLNSFGCGLDAVTTDQTQEILNRYEKLYTVLKIDEVSNLGAIKIRIRSLKAALEERKKAGFKPHKVGENTKKIVFTREMRKKHTILCPQMSPIHFQFIQEAFNASNYKLEVLPSVDRRAVDEGLKYVNNDACYPSIIVVGQIIEALKSGKYDLHNTSVMISQTGGGCRATNYIAFLRKALKEAGMQNIPVISINVVGMEKNPGFKITPGLINKGIMGLVYGDLLMRVLYRVRPYERIPGSANSLYKRWAEKCKGNVRNGSHVEFKQNIYNIVREFDNLEINNVRKPRVGVVGEILVKFHPTANNEIVKVLENEGAEAVVPDLTDFLLYCAYDAKFKHENLSGTLLSEIIKGAGIKFIEYYRRHMKIALKNSCRFSPPSDIEELAEGASGVLSLGNQTGEGWFLTAEMIELIKSGTRNIVCMQPFACLPNHVTGKGMIKELKRKYHGSNIAAIDYDPGASEVNQLNRLKLMLSVAFKSLKDQEAFEAESSEFMGKPAFADDINK is encoded by the coding sequence ATGAAAAATTTATTTCACGTGGGTCTTGATGTAGGTTCGACTACTGTAAAAATAGTTGTATCAGATATTAAAGACAGTATTGTTTACAATAAATATCAAAGGCACTTTTCCGATATAAAAAGTACTATATCCAGGGTTATTAGAGATGCCTATGAAAAGCTGAAAGATTCAGATATCACCATAATGGTTACGGGATCAGGAGGATTATCAGTATCCAAGTGGCTCAATATACCTTTTATACAGGAAGTAGTAGCTTGTACGAATACTATAGAAAAATTTATTCCACAAACCGATGTGGCCATAGAGCTTGGTGGAGAGGATGCAAAGATAACATTCTTTGAAGATGGAGTGGATCAGAGAATGAATGGTTCCTGTGCAGGTGGGACAGGTGCTTTCATAGATCAGATGGCTTCACTTCTCCAGACAGATGCAGAAGGATTGAATGAACTGGCTAAAAATTATAGAGTTATATATCCTATAGCAGCAAGATGCGGTGTTTTTGCAAAAACAGATGTTCAGCCGCTTTTGAATGAAGGCGCTGCCAAAGAGGATATTGCAGTATCAATATTTCAATCCGTAGTGAATCAAACAATAAGTGGACTTGCTTGTGGAAAAACTATAAAAGGCAATGTGGCATTTTTGGGAGGTCCATTGTATTTTTTATCCGAACTTAGAAAGAGATTTATAGATACATTGGGACTAACCGAGGATCAGGTTATATTTCCGAATAATTCACAATTGTTTGTTGCCCTTGGGGCGGCCATTTCTTCCAAGGACAAGAGGATTATTACATTTGAAAGCCTTGTAGACAGGCTTTCCCATTTAAGTGACACTTTAACTGATGAAGTACAGACTTTAAGGCCGCTTTTCAAAGACAATGGGGAATTGAGAAGATTTAAAGAGAGACATTCCAACAGTGTAGTTGAAAGGGAGAGCCTGGAAAATTACAGCGGGAACTGCTATTTTGGCATAGATGCAGGATCGACGACTACAAAGGCTGTACTTATAAGCGAGAATGGAAAGCTGCTGTATTCATTTTATGGAAGCAACAATGGAAATCCACTGAGATCTTCAGTAGAAATATTACGTGATATATACGGTAAGCTCCCCAAAGACGTTAAAATTGTCAATTCGGCAGTTACGGGTTATGGAGAGGCACTTATAAAGTCTGCACTTTCTGTAGACATTGGGGAAGTTGAGACAGTATCACATTATAAAGCAGCCCAATTTTTCCAGCCAGGCGTGGATTTTATACTTGATATTGGCGGACAGGATATGAAATGCCTGAAAATAAGGGATGGAGTAATTGACAATATAATGCTCAACGAGGCTTGTTCTTCGGGGTGCGGTTCATTTATTGAAACTTTTGCAAACTCCCTGAATATGAAAATTGAGGATTTTGCTAAAAGTGCGGAAACTTCAAAACGGCCTGTGGATTTAGGCTCACGATGCACTGTATTTATGAATTCCAAGGTCAAACAGGCGCAGAAGGAAGGCCTGTCTGTAGGAGATATATCTGCAGGACTTTCATATTCCGTTATAAAAAATGCACTTTTTAAAGTTATAAAAATAAGAGATCCAAGAGAACTTGGGAAAAAGATAATAGTCCAAGGTGGAACTTTTTACAATGATGCCGTGCTCAGGGCATTTGAGCTTATATCTGAAAGAGAAGTAATAAGACCTGATATAGCCGGGCTTATGGGAGCCTTTGGAGCGGCTATTATTTCCAAGGAAAGATATAATCCCTCATATACGAGTACTCTCCTGAAAAGGGAACAGCTTAAGAATTTTAATGCAAAGACAGCTATGAATAGATGCGGCAGATGTGCAAACAATTGTCTGCTCACTATAAACGAATTTTCCGATGGACACAAGTTTGTTTCAGGCAACAGGTGTGAAAGAGGAATAGGAATTCAAAATACCGGCAATGACATCCCGAATCTTTTTGATTACAAATATCGAAGAATATTTAATTATGTTCCTCTTAAAAAGGATGAGGCCTTTAGAGGACAAGTCGGTATTCCGCGAGTGTTGAATTTATACGAGAATTATCCATTTTGGTTTACATTTTTTACAAAATTAGGGTTTAGGGTGGAACTTTCACCTCGATCCACGAAGGACATATATGCTCTCGGGATAGAGACAATACCTTCAGAGTCGGCCTGCTATCCTGCAAAACTGGTACATGGACATATAATGAGCCTTATCAACAGGGGAATTAAATTTATATTCTATCCGTGCATACCTTATGAGCAGAAAGAACAGAAAAAGGCAGACAACCACTATAATTGTCCTATGGTAACTTCTTATCCGGAAGTCATAAAAAACAACATGGACGTACTCTCTGAAGAAAATATCAATTTCAAGAATCCATTTTTACCGCTGGATGACAGGAACAGGCTTATAGACAGGCTGTTTGAAGAATTTGGTGAATTCAATATACCAAAGGGAGAAATAAGGGAAGCAGTAGAAGCTGCATATAGAGAAGACAGGTGTGTAAAGGAAGATATAAGAAAAAAAGGTACAGAAGTAATTGAATATCTTAGGGAAACTGGCAAAACAGGGATAGTTCTTGCAGGAAGACCATATCACATAGATCCTGAGATAAATCATGGAATACCAAACATAATAACTTCCTATGGCATGGCAGTTTTAACGGAGGATTCCGTAGCACACCTTGGAGTTGTTGAAAGGCCTCTGAGGGTTGTGGATCAGTGGGTATATCATTCTAGATTATATTCCGCTGCAAGCTTTGTAGCAGTTCAGGATAATCTTGAACTTATTCAGCTGAATTCTTTTGGATGCGGACTTGATGCTGTTACTACAGATCAGACTCAGGAAATATTAAATAGGTATGAAAAATTGTATACTGTACTTAAAATAGATGAGGTAAGTAATCTGGGTGCAATAAAGATAAGAATACGCTCACTGAAGGCTGCGCTGGAAGAGAGGAAAAAGGCAGGTTTTAAACCTCACAAAGTTGGAGAAAATACCAAAAAGATAGTATTTACCAGAGAGATGAGGAAGAAACATACAATATTATGTCCTCAGATGTCACCAATACATTTCCAGTTTATTCAGGAAGCTTTCAATGCTTCAAACTATAAACTTGAAGTGCTTCCTTCAGTGGACAGGAGAGCGGTGGATGAAGGACTTAAGTATGTAAACAATGATGCCTGTTATCCATCCATAATAGTCGTAGGGCAGATAATAGAAGCTCTTAAATCAGGGAAATACGATCTGCACAATACATCGGTCATGATATCACAGACAGGCGGAGGCTGTAGAGCAACCAACTATATAGCATTTTTGAGGAAGGCATTGAAGGAAGCGGGAATGCAAAATATACCTGTAATATCCATAAATGTTGTTGGAATGGAAAAAAATCCGGGATTTAAAATTACACCGGGACTTATCAACAAGGGAATAATGGGACTTGTATATGGAGATCTCCTGATGAGGGTATTGTACAGGGTAAGACCTTATGAAAGAATACCGGGTTCTGCAAATTCTCTGTATAAAAGATGGGCTGAAAAATGCAAGGGAAATGTGAGAAATGGAAGTCATGTGGAATTTAAGCAGAATATATATAACATAGTAAGGGAATTTGACAATCTGGAGATAAATAATGTGAGAAAGCCGCGTGTGGGAGTAGTAGGCGAGATACTTGTAAAATTTCATCCAACTGCCAATAATGAAATTGTCAAGGTTCTTGAAAATGAAGGGGCTGAGGCAGTAGTTCCGGATCTAACGGACTTTCTGCTCTACTGTGCTTACGATGCAAAATTTAAACATGAAAATCTGTCGGGAACATTGCTGAGTGAAATAATAAAAGGTGCAGGTATAAAGTTCATCGAATATTATAGACGGCACATGAAAATTGCATTGAAAAACAGCTGCCGTTTTTCACCGCCTTCTGACATAGAAGAACTGGCAGAGGGGGCGTCCGGTGTGCTTTCTCTGGGAAATCAGACAGGTGAGGGATGGTTTTTGACAGCTGAGATGATAGAGCTTATAAAAAGCGGCACCAGGAATATAGTATGTATGCAGCCTTTTGCATGTCTCCCGAATCATGTGACGGGCAAGGGAATGATAAAGGAATTGAAGAGGAAATATCATGGAAGCAATATAGCTGCCATTGATTATGATCCCGGTGCAAGTGAGGTCAACCAGCTGAACAGGTTGAAGCTTATGCTCTCCGTTGCCTTCAAGTCACTTAAAGATCAGGAAGCCTTTGAAGCTGAAAGCAGTGAGTTTATGGGCAAACCTGCATTTGCGGATGATATAAATAAATAA
- a CDS encoding ABC transporter substrate-binding protein, whose product MKKHKISILALLFSFVMAASIFSGCGSSKNGDKSLKKVRLNEVARSVFYAPMYAAINEGMFKKQGLEIDITTGQGADKTMQTVLSKNADIGFCGPEQVIYIYNQKREDYPILFAQMTTTDGSFMVSRKDEKNFKWQDLKGKNIIGGRPGGVPEMALEYALRKNKVEPGKDVNIITNLAYTATSGAFKSGTGDYVALFEPTASMLEKDKNGYIVASVGGASGSLPYTCYFATKSYISQNPDVIKKFTKAIYEGQVWVQKHSDKEVAESIKSFFPGTDEGILESVVKNYRSINAYALTPEIKQENLDRLMDIIQSYKSSLIPQRPPFEKIVDNSFAKEAVK is encoded by the coding sequence ATGAAAAAACATAAAATAAGTATTTTGGCACTTCTGTTCAGCTTTGTAATGGCAGCTTCAATTTTTTCAGGATGCGGAAGCAGCAAGAATGGAGATAAAAGCCTTAAAAAGGTAAGGTTGAACGAGGTTGCAAGATCCGTATTCTATGCACCTATGTATGCAGCTATAAATGAAGGCATGTTCAAAAAGCAGGGGCTTGAGATAGATATTACTACAGGACAGGGAGCAGACAAGACAATGCAGACTGTGTTGAGTAAAAACGCCGACATAGGATTCTGTGGTCCTGAACAGGTAATATACATCTATAATCAAAAGAGAGAGGATTATCCTATATTATTTGCACAGATGACTACAACCGACGGTTCTTTTATGGTAAGCAGAAAAGATGAGAAAAATTTTAAATGGCAGGATTTGAAGGGAAAGAACATAATAGGTGGAAGGCCAGGGGGAGTACCGGAAATGGCGCTTGAGTATGCACTTAGAAAAAATAAAGTTGAACCTGGAAAAGATGTGAATATTATAACGAATCTTGCATATACTGCAACATCAGGTGCCTTTAAGTCGGGTACGGGAGACTATGTTGCACTTTTCGAACCTACTGCAAGTATGCTTGAGAAAGATAAAAATGGATATATAGTTGCCTCGGTAGGAGGAGCATCGGGAAGCCTTCCATATACCTGTTACTTTGCAACCAAATCCTATATTTCACAAAATCCTGATGTTATAAAGAAATTTACCAAAGCCATATATGAAGGTCAGGTATGGGTTCAAAAACACAGTGACAAGGAAGTTGCAGAATCTATAAAATCATTTTTCCCTGGTACTGATGAAGGAATACTCGAATCTGTGGTCAAAAATTATAGAAGTATAAATGCATATGCACTGACACCGGAAATCAAACAGGAAAACTTAGATAGATTAATGGATATAATACAGTCATATAAATCCAGTTTAATACCACAGAGACCTCCTTTTGAAAAAATAGTTGACAATTCCTTTGCAAAGGAAGCTGTAAAATGA